The following proteins come from a genomic window of Puntigrus tetrazona isolate hp1 chromosome 15, ASM1883169v1, whole genome shotgun sequence:
- the LOC122359478 gene encoding uncharacterized protein LOC122359478 isoform X1, which yields MYVYLKRNQKRRLGMGIGFIFFIFGLAVSAKEKNLQGFQSLQTESVTFITTMPAEEQNSSGDSGGKVSTESLARLTVAVIASPGTDLFHTPHERQHSSTVNATTTTDEGAITSDGQSFVLAYDKGSRSMDEDGTVAKTFQSDGDLSLISNDEERLHPSAETEFKSMMNDTMTPAAHLSRGREKISAFFHASLESKNQRVLESITPSPANGIPMVSASDPAVIDNLGESNKSMESWDENKTENWTPESFGTDGPLNRTEEVSLNKSHSTIMHFSVLQQGAGLLTTELGQNPRNGSEHEPKEQKILLSPSSVILDTPLQVKSPSQVIVNKMAESSKNPSTNGPKPFGVSLKHPDSMFSFSASKLTPAKNLEATTLNYFSNMVTAAGKMHMTKQFVASRLISDFVHRIVSARDRLESKSIFHTKSSKERQIKPALQTPTTSFLHRLNKSDLSLAARNFSSILKTSHVCTKGARTSNISVMENSNRMDNFPVWSELMAFSTASLTSAEEATTTRHKTMFMKQTQSSLAAPRTFSPQASKQLDQFDKLSTAATLPPLTKLKNVFHGFRANDHQPLNHFPSERLQPFVSVETAESIPPSLTYATVKRFTNMEDFIQFYSTNQNQKAPSDISERQNMISDRLTRHKMVNTTTINKNMSHFSVPPTHQTPNSYISTIKAFITSAIFLNPQESFASISLFSHAVPQKKSFLPTTFAKSQNTVTTDSRVLSISKKHNSEYAFLNHSTTAGNIGLPIDDKQYLKNPRGTFILGSYTVSSIPSVQQLVEAHTGETFLTETPQSQSGLQNKSYLKKRDGTVKATTLKHHDQRSHSVAGVNQTSFTSVSSRSPIHSTVSPVSFSNAEFKRHLTFSAFQSVSIEETMAQIHGLDNHKDPLHMFVNLSDVKEHPQNVTSSPISGISRHTTAAARPEGALNTSALESFTRTTSPTFPLNLIHMHNMLHKEHVTLAENQTEFFSTVNKHSQTMQSNFPSDEKSRSDTTEDVQKHLGQTSLSAVTGEKFSPIVHTDLSFSSTETQSLPKGSLQSREGSEDISHGTTPFAESDSGVSAEFMSDLPVINRKRRIISPDSLSGLAQISDDICGTGNYTAEMSLNLERDIMPGDLIPALGNLRVVITLKTNNSQVNLEIKSCCLSPTVRLDEFNTTCCIFSRLPLDPHGIRLLPSVLSKSASFTISLFQMINYSTAYLHCDLSVCLRNHSECERQCVQSRNAHLGEEAGAFFRSTGNRISFGPVLKEAGNSSFSETADDTEAVVVIISSVAGCLLACLALFLVWMANRRCLQRSAYCWSRALCEC from the exons ATGTATGTGTACCTTAAAAGAAACCAAAAGAGAAGATTAGGTATGGGGATTggtttcatatttttcattttcggACTCGCAG TGAGCGCTAAGGAGAAGAACCTGCAAGGCTTTCAGTCCCTACAAACCGAGAGCGTAACCTTCATAACAACTATGCCAGCAGAAGAGCAAAACAGCTCCGGTGACAGCGGTGGAAAAGTTTCCACTGAAAGCCTTGCTCGCCTGACTGTGGCTGTAATCGCTTCTCCAGGGACAGATTTGTTCCATACTCCACATGAGAGGCAGCACTCAAGTACAGTAAATGCAACCACAACCACAGATGAAGGCGCAATTACCTCAGATGGGCAGAGCTTTGTCTTAGCTTATGATAAAGGTTCACGTTCCATGGACGAGGATGGAACAGTAGCGAAGACGTTTCAGTCTGACGGAGACCTCTCATTGATCTCCAATGATGAGGAGAGGCTTCATCCCTCAGCTGAGACTGAATTTAAGTCAATGATGAATGACACCATGACGCCTGCTGCTCATCTGTCCAGAGGCAGGGAAAAGATCTCTGCTTTTTTTCATGCTTCGCTGGAAAGCAAGAATCAAAGAGTCTTGGAGTCTATTACTCCTTCGCCTGCAAATGGCATTCCCATGGTATCAGCCTCTGATCCAGCAGTAATTGATAACCTTGGGGAGTCAAACAAGAGCATGGAAAGTTGGGATGAAAACAAGACTGAAAATTGGACTCCGGAGTCGTTTGGAACTGATGGCCCTCTGAATCGCACTGAAGAGGTTTCTTTGAATAAGAGCCATTCAaccattatgcatttttcagttttgcagcAGGGTGCAGGGCTTTTAACCACTGAACTTGGTCAAAATCCAAGAAATGGATCTGAGCATGAGCCAAAAGAACAGAAGATTCTGCTTTCACCAAGTTCAGTGATCCTTGATACTCCATTGCAAGTGAAGTCACCCAGCCAAgtaatagttaataaaatgGCAGAAAGCAGCAAAAATCCCAGCACCAATGGACCAAAACCCTTCGGGGTGTCACTAAAGCACCCAGACTCAATGTTTTCATTCTCCGCTTCAAAGCTGACCCCTGCAAAGAATCTAGAAGCAACCACGCtgaattatttttcaaacatgGTAACAGCTGCTGGCAAAATGCACATGACAAAACAATTTGTGGCCTCGCGGTTGATATCTGACTTCGTGCATAGAATTGTCTCAGCGAGGGACAGACTAGAAAGCAAATCGATTTTTCACACCAAATCAAGTAAAGAGCGTCAAATTAAACCAGCGCTCCAAACCCCAACAACAAGTTTCCTTCATCGCCTGAATAAAAGTGACCTTTCTTTGGCCGCTCGAAACTTTTCATCTATACTCAAAACGTCCCATGTTTGCACCAAAGGAGCTAGAACATCTAATATCTCTGTGATGGAGAACAGTAACAGAATGGATAATTTTCCAGTTTGGAGTGAATTGATGGCCTTTAGTACTGCCTCATTAACCAGCGCTGAGGAAGCAACTACAACGAGGCATAAGACAATGTTCATGAAACAGACTCAAAGTTCACTTGCTGCTCCCCGAACCTTTTCACCTCAAGCTTCAAAACAGCTCGATCAGTTTGACAAATTATCTACAGCTGCGACTCTTCCACCTCTGACAAAGCTTAAGAATGTGTTTCATGGCTTCAGAGCCAACGATCATCAGCCTCTAAATCATTTTCCCTCAGAGAGATTACAGCCTTTTGTATCAGTTGAAACTGCTGAGTCGATTCCACCTTCACTAACATATGCAACTGTGAAAAGATTCACAAATATGGAAGACTTTATTCAATTTTACTCTacaaatcaaaaccaaaaagcCCCATCTGACATATCGGAGAGGCAAAATATGATCTCAGACAGATTAACAAGACACAAAATGGTAAACACAACcacaatcaataaaaacatgtcACATTTCAGTGTTCCCCCAACACATCAAACTCCAAACAGTTACATATCCACAATAAAGGCCTTCATTACATCAGCAATATTTTTAAACCCTCAGGAGTCTTTTGCCAGCATCTCCCTGTTCTCTCATGCAGTTCCACAAAAGAAGTCCTTTCTACCAACAACTTTCGCAAAGTCACAAAATACAGTGACAACAGACTCCAGAGTTTTGTCCATCTCTAAGAAACATAATAGTGAGTATGCCTTTTTAAATCACTCGACGACAGCGGGAAACATTGGTTTGCCAATAGACGACAAGCAATATCTTAAAAACCCAAGAGGGACGTTTATTTTGGGCAGCTACACAGTTAGCAGTATCCCATCAGTCCAGCAGCTCGTTGAAGCTCACACTGGAGAGACATTTCTCACAGAAACACCGCAATCACAATCTGGACTTCAAAACAAGTCATACTTAAAGAAGAGAGATGGTACGGTTAAAGCAACAACTCTGAAACACCATGATCAGAGAAGTCATTCAGTTGCTGGCGTGAATCAAACCTCGTTCACGTCAGTTTCGAGCAGAAGTCCAATTCACAGTACTGTTTCCcctgtttctttttcaaatgcTGAGTTTAAACGACATTTAACCTTCTCTGCTTTTCAGTCAGTATCTATTGAGGAAACAATGGCGCAGATACATGGACTTGACAACCACAAAGATCCACTTCACATGTTTGTCAATTTATCAGATGTTAAAGAGCATCCTCAGAACGTGACATCCAGCCCAATTTCTGGCATCAGTAGGCACACAACAGCTGCAGCACGACCAGAAGGGGCCTTAAACACGTCAGCCCTTGAATCATTCACTAGAACAACTTCACCAACTTTCCCTTTGAATCTTATTCATATGCACAATATGTTGCATAAAGAGCATGTGACCTTAGCTGAAAACCAGACTGAATTTTTCTCAACAGTAAATAAGCATTCACAGACGATGCAATCAAACTTTCCTTCTGACGAAAAGTCCAGATCAGACACAACAGAAGATGTACAAAAACACCTTGGGCAGACTTCGCTGTCTGCTGTTACTGGGGAAAAGTTCTCTCCTATTGTCCACACGGATTTGAGTTTCTCAAGTACAGAGACACAATCGCTCCCCAAAGGTTCATTACAGTCCAGGGAAGGGAGTGAAGATATTTCACATGGCACTACTCCATTTGCTGAAAGTGACTCAGGGGTATCTGCAGAGTTCATGTCAGACCTGCCAGTGATaaacaggaagaggaggatTATATCACCCGATTCTCTCAGTGG GCTGGCGCAAATCTCAGATGATATCTGCGGCACTGGCAACTACACAGCAGAGATGAGTCTGAACTTGGAGAGAGATATCATGCCTGGAGATCTCATCCCTGCCCTCGGAAACCTACGCGTCGTCATCACCCTCAAAACAAATAACAGCCAGGTGAACCTAGAGATAAAATCCTGCTGCCTCTCGCCCACCGTCAGACTTGATGAATTTAACACCACCTGCTGCATTTTTTCCAG GCTGCCTTTAGACCCTCATGGCATTAGACTGCTTCCTAGCGTCCTGTCAAAGAGTGCCAGCTTCACCATCAGTCTCTTCCAGATGATCAATTACTCCACCGCTTACCTGCACTGTGACCTGAGCGTGTGTTTGAGGAACCATTCTGAGTGTGAGAGG CAGTGTGTTCAGAGTCGAAATGCGCATCTCGGAGAGGAAGCAGGGGCTTTCTTCCGCAGCACGGGAAACCGCATTTCTTTCGGCCCTGTTTTGAAAGAAGCAGGCAATTCATCATTCTCGGAAACGGCAG
- the LOC122359478 gene encoding uncharacterized protein LOC122359478 isoform X2, protein MYVYLKRNQKRRLGMGIGFIFFIFGLAVSAKEKNLQGFQSLQTESVTFITTMPAEEQNSSGDSGGKVSTESLARLTVAVIASPGTDLFHTPHERQHSSTVNATTTTDEGAITSDGQSFVLAYDKGSRSMDEDGTVAKTFQSDGDLSLISNDEERLHPSAETEFKSMMNDTMTPAAHLSRGREKISAFFHASLESKNQRVLESITPSPANGIPMVSASDPAVIDNLGESNKSMESWDENKTENWTPESFGTDGPLNRTEEVSLNKSHSTIMHFSVLQQGAGLLTTELGQNPRNGSEHEPKEQKILLSPSSVILDTPLQVKSPSQVIVNKMAESSKNPSTNGPKPFGVSLKHPDSMFSFSASKLTPAKNLEATTLNYFSNMVTAAGKMHMTKQFVASRLISDFVHRIVSARDRLESKSIFHTKSSKERQIKPALQTPTTSFLHRLNKSDLSLAARNFSSILKTSHVCTKGARTSNISVMENSNRMDNFPVWSELMAFSTASLTSAEEATTTRHKTMFMKQTQSSLAAPRTFSPQASKQLDQFDKLSTAATLPPLTKLKNVFHGFRANDHQPLNHFPSERLQPFVSVETAESIPPSLTYATVKRFTNMEDFIQFYSTNQNQKAPSDISERQNMISDRLTRHKMVNTTTINKNMSHFSVPPTHQTPNSYISTIKAFITSAIFLNPQESFASISLFSHAVPQKKSFLPTTFAKSQNTVTTDSRVLSISKKHNSEYAFLNHSTTAGNIGLPIDDKQYLKNPRGTFILGSYTVSSIPSVQQLVEAHTGETFLTETPQSQSGLQNKSYLKKRDGTVKATTLKHHDQRSHSVAGVNQTSFTSVSSRSPIHSTVSPVSFSNAEFKRHLTFSAFQSVSIEETMAQIHGLDNHKDPLHMFVNLSDVKEHPQNVTSSPISGISRHTTAAARPEGALNTSALESFTRTTSPTFPLNLIHMHNMLHKEHVTLAENQTEFFSTVNKHSQTMQSNFPSDEKSRSDTTEDVQKHLGQTSLSAVTGEKFSPIVHTDLSFSSTETQSLPKGSLQSREGSEDISHGTTPFAESDSGVSAEFMSDLPVINRKRRIISPDSLSWRKSQMISAALATTQQR, encoded by the exons ATGTATGTGTACCTTAAAAGAAACCAAAAGAGAAGATTAGGTATGGGGATTggtttcatatttttcattttcggACTCGCAG TGAGCGCTAAGGAGAAGAACCTGCAAGGCTTTCAGTCCCTACAAACCGAGAGCGTAACCTTCATAACAACTATGCCAGCAGAAGAGCAAAACAGCTCCGGTGACAGCGGTGGAAAAGTTTCCACTGAAAGCCTTGCTCGCCTGACTGTGGCTGTAATCGCTTCTCCAGGGACAGATTTGTTCCATACTCCACATGAGAGGCAGCACTCAAGTACAGTAAATGCAACCACAACCACAGATGAAGGCGCAATTACCTCAGATGGGCAGAGCTTTGTCTTAGCTTATGATAAAGGTTCACGTTCCATGGACGAGGATGGAACAGTAGCGAAGACGTTTCAGTCTGACGGAGACCTCTCATTGATCTCCAATGATGAGGAGAGGCTTCATCCCTCAGCTGAGACTGAATTTAAGTCAATGATGAATGACACCATGACGCCTGCTGCTCATCTGTCCAGAGGCAGGGAAAAGATCTCTGCTTTTTTTCATGCTTCGCTGGAAAGCAAGAATCAAAGAGTCTTGGAGTCTATTACTCCTTCGCCTGCAAATGGCATTCCCATGGTATCAGCCTCTGATCCAGCAGTAATTGATAACCTTGGGGAGTCAAACAAGAGCATGGAAAGTTGGGATGAAAACAAGACTGAAAATTGGACTCCGGAGTCGTTTGGAACTGATGGCCCTCTGAATCGCACTGAAGAGGTTTCTTTGAATAAGAGCCATTCAaccattatgcatttttcagttttgcagcAGGGTGCAGGGCTTTTAACCACTGAACTTGGTCAAAATCCAAGAAATGGATCTGAGCATGAGCCAAAAGAACAGAAGATTCTGCTTTCACCAAGTTCAGTGATCCTTGATACTCCATTGCAAGTGAAGTCACCCAGCCAAgtaatagttaataaaatgGCAGAAAGCAGCAAAAATCCCAGCACCAATGGACCAAAACCCTTCGGGGTGTCACTAAAGCACCCAGACTCAATGTTTTCATTCTCCGCTTCAAAGCTGACCCCTGCAAAGAATCTAGAAGCAACCACGCtgaattatttttcaaacatgGTAACAGCTGCTGGCAAAATGCACATGACAAAACAATTTGTGGCCTCGCGGTTGATATCTGACTTCGTGCATAGAATTGTCTCAGCGAGGGACAGACTAGAAAGCAAATCGATTTTTCACACCAAATCAAGTAAAGAGCGTCAAATTAAACCAGCGCTCCAAACCCCAACAACAAGTTTCCTTCATCGCCTGAATAAAAGTGACCTTTCTTTGGCCGCTCGAAACTTTTCATCTATACTCAAAACGTCCCATGTTTGCACCAAAGGAGCTAGAACATCTAATATCTCTGTGATGGAGAACAGTAACAGAATGGATAATTTTCCAGTTTGGAGTGAATTGATGGCCTTTAGTACTGCCTCATTAACCAGCGCTGAGGAAGCAACTACAACGAGGCATAAGACAATGTTCATGAAACAGACTCAAAGTTCACTTGCTGCTCCCCGAACCTTTTCACCTCAAGCTTCAAAACAGCTCGATCAGTTTGACAAATTATCTACAGCTGCGACTCTTCCACCTCTGACAAAGCTTAAGAATGTGTTTCATGGCTTCAGAGCCAACGATCATCAGCCTCTAAATCATTTTCCCTCAGAGAGATTACAGCCTTTTGTATCAGTTGAAACTGCTGAGTCGATTCCACCTTCACTAACATATGCAACTGTGAAAAGATTCACAAATATGGAAGACTTTATTCAATTTTACTCTacaaatcaaaaccaaaaagcCCCATCTGACATATCGGAGAGGCAAAATATGATCTCAGACAGATTAACAAGACACAAAATGGTAAACACAACcacaatcaataaaaacatgtcACATTTCAGTGTTCCCCCAACACATCAAACTCCAAACAGTTACATATCCACAATAAAGGCCTTCATTACATCAGCAATATTTTTAAACCCTCAGGAGTCTTTTGCCAGCATCTCCCTGTTCTCTCATGCAGTTCCACAAAAGAAGTCCTTTCTACCAACAACTTTCGCAAAGTCACAAAATACAGTGACAACAGACTCCAGAGTTTTGTCCATCTCTAAGAAACATAATAGTGAGTATGCCTTTTTAAATCACTCGACGACAGCGGGAAACATTGGTTTGCCAATAGACGACAAGCAATATCTTAAAAACCCAAGAGGGACGTTTATTTTGGGCAGCTACACAGTTAGCAGTATCCCATCAGTCCAGCAGCTCGTTGAAGCTCACACTGGAGAGACATTTCTCACAGAAACACCGCAATCACAATCTGGACTTCAAAACAAGTCATACTTAAAGAAGAGAGATGGTACGGTTAAAGCAACAACTCTGAAACACCATGATCAGAGAAGTCATTCAGTTGCTGGCGTGAATCAAACCTCGTTCACGTCAGTTTCGAGCAGAAGTCCAATTCACAGTACTGTTTCCcctgtttctttttcaaatgcTGAGTTTAAACGACATTTAACCTTCTCTGCTTTTCAGTCAGTATCTATTGAGGAAACAATGGCGCAGATACATGGACTTGACAACCACAAAGATCCACTTCACATGTTTGTCAATTTATCAGATGTTAAAGAGCATCCTCAGAACGTGACATCCAGCCCAATTTCTGGCATCAGTAGGCACACAACAGCTGCAGCACGACCAGAAGGGGCCTTAAACACGTCAGCCCTTGAATCATTCACTAGAACAACTTCACCAACTTTCCCTTTGAATCTTATTCATATGCACAATATGTTGCATAAAGAGCATGTGACCTTAGCTGAAAACCAGACTGAATTTTTCTCAACAGTAAATAAGCATTCACAGACGATGCAATCAAACTTTCCTTCTGACGAAAAGTCCAGATCAGACACAACAGAAGATGTACAAAAACACCTTGGGCAGACTTCGCTGTCTGCTGTTACTGGGGAAAAGTTCTCTCCTATTGTCCACACGGATTTGAGTTTCTCAAGTACAGAGACACAATCGCTCCCCAAAGGTTCATTACAGTCCAGGGAAGGGAGTGAAGATATTTCACATGGCACTACTCCATTTGCTGAAAGTGACTCAGGGGTATCTGCAGAGTTCATGTCAGACCTGCCAGTGATaaacaggaagaggaggatTATATCACCCGATTCTCTCA GCTGGCGCAAATCTCAGATGATATCTGCGGCACTGGCAACTACACAGCAGAGATGA